Proteins encoded within one genomic window of Panicum virgatum strain AP13 chromosome 1N, P.virgatum_v5, whole genome shotgun sequence:
- the LOC120656717 gene encoding scarecrow-like protein 27, which yields MRAALFGAERNGAADLVGGGKALFWPEGKAKALVEPRSVLDCTRSPSPNNSTSTLSSSLGGGGADSTGVAAVSDSSAAAAAEATKWGASGEHGGGGKEDWAAGCELPPIPAGLDMGLVGGDSWDAVLGNAAAAGQDQTFLNWIIGAAGDLDQPGPPLPVHQQPLLDNAGFGFPAADPLAFSLDPHLGGVASDMSSPGAVSHSTNSGGGSKASSAFGLFSTESASLQPPPPPVLFHEGIDTKPPFLGAQPLGPLLHQFQHHPSPATTFFMPLPSFPDHNQQSPLLQPPPKRHQSLGDDLYLARNRAAAAQGLPFPPLHGPAPFQLQPSPPPPHGAMKTTAAEAAQQQLLDELAAAAKAAEAGNSIGAREILARLNHQLPPLGKPFLRSASYLKEALLLALAEGYHGTCRLTSPLEVALKLAAYKSFSDLSPVLQFTNFTATQALLDEIAGSTASCIHVIDFDLGVGGQWASFLQELAHRRGAGGAALPFVKLTAFVSAASHHPLELRLTRDNIAQFAADLGIAFEFNAVSADMINPAELISTTGDEVVAVVLPVGCSARAPPLPAILRLVKQLSPKIVVAIDHGGDRADLPFSQHFLNCFQSCVFLLDSLDAAGIDADSACMIEKFLIQPRIEDAVLGRGKVDKPMAWRSAFTAAGFAAVPPSNLAEAQADCLLKRVQVRGFHVEKCGVGLTLYWQRGELVTVSAWRC from the coding sequence ATGAGGGCGGCGCTGTTCGGTGCCGAGCGGAACGGGGCAGCAGACCTCGTCGGCGGCGGGAAGGCGCTGTTTTGGCCGGAGGGGAAGGCGAAGGCGCTGGTGGAGCCGAGGTCCGTGCTGGACTGCACGCGGAGCCCCAGCCCCAACAACTCCACATCGACGCTGTCGTCgtccctgggcggcggcggcgcggactcgaccggcgtggcggcggtctcggacagcagcgccgccgccgccgccgaagccacCAAATGGGGAGCCTCtggcgagcacggcggcggcgggaaggaGGACTGGGCCGCCGGCTGTGAGCTGCCGCCGATCCCCGCCGGCCTCGACATggggctcgtcggcggcgacagCTGGGACGCCGTGCtcggcaacgccgccgccgcggggcaggACCAGACCTTCCTCAACTGGATCATtggggccgccggcgacctggaTCAGCCGGGGCCGCCGCTTCCCGTGCACCAGCAGCCGCTCCTCGACAATGCGGGCTTCGGGTTCCCTGCCGCGGACCCTCTGGCCTTCTCGCTCGATCCCCATCTCGGCGGCGTCGCCTCCGACATGTCGTCTCCGGGTGCTGTGTCGCACAGTACCAACAGCGGCGGGGGCAGCAAGGCGTCCTCAGCTTTCGGCCTCTTCTCGACGGAGTCCGCCtccctgcagccgccgccgcctccggtgcTGTTCCACGAAGGTATCGACACAAAGCCCCCTTTTCTCGGTGCGCAGCCGCtcggccccctcctccaccagttCCAGCACCATCCGTCGCCCGCCACAACCTTCTTCATGCCGCTCCCATCTTTCCCAGATCACAACCAGCAGTCCCCACTCCTCCAGCCTCCGCCCAAACGCCATCAATCCTTGGGAGATGACCTCTATCTCGCCAGaaaccgggcggcggcggcgcagggtctCCCCTTTCCACCACTGCATGGCCCTGCtccattccagctccagccttcgccgccgccgccccatggGGCGATGAAGACGACAGCTGCGgaggcggcgcagcagcagTTGCTGGACGAGCTGGCCGCGGCGGCAAAGGCCGCCGAAGCCGGCAATTCCATTGGCGCGCGAGAGATATTGGCGCGGCTCAATCACCAGCTTCCCCCGCTTGGGAAGCCGTTCCTCCGCTCCGCCTCCTACCTCAAGGAGgccctcctcctcgcgctcgccgAAGGTTACCACGGCACCTGCCGCCTCACATCACCACTGGAAGTTGCCCTCAAGCTCGCGGCGTACAAGTCTTTCTCTGACCTGTCGCCCGTGCTCCAGTTCACCAACTTCACGGCAACGCAGGCGCTTCTTGACGAAATTGCAGGCAGCACGGCTTCCTGCATCCATGTCATTGATTTTGATCTCGGCGTTGGAGGCCAGTGGGCATCCTTCTTGCAGGAGCTTGCACACCGCCGCGGCGCAGGTGGTGCAGCTCTGCCGTTCGTTAAGCTCACTGCCTTTGTATCAGCTGCTTCCCACCATCCACTGGAGCTGCGTCTTACCCGGGATAACATCGCACAGTTTGCTGCAGACCTTGGAATTGCCTTTGAGTTCAATGCTGTCAGTGCGGATATGATCAATCCTGCGGAGCTTATTTCTACCACTGGTGATGAAGTTGTAGCCGTTGTCCTCCCTGTTGGTTGCTCTGCTCGTGCACCACCGCTGCCGGCAATCCTTCGGTTGGTGAAACAGCTTAGCCCTAAGATTGTGGTTGCCATAGACCATGGCGGTGATCGTGCTGACCTTCCGTTCTCGCAGCACTTCTTGAATTGCTTTCAGTCTTGTGTGTTCCTCCTTGATTCACTCGATGCTGCTGGCATTGATGCTGATTCTGCCTGCATGATTGAGAAGTTTCTGATTCAGCCAAGAATTGAGGATGCGGTGCTTGGGCGGGGCAAGGTGGACAAGCCAATGGCATGGAGGAGTGCATTTACAGCTGCTGGGTTCGCAGCTGTTCCGCCCAGCAACCTGGCGGAGGCACAGGCCGACTGCCTCCTGAAGCGGGTGCAGGTCCGTGGCTTCCATGTGGAGAAATGTGGGGTTGGGCTGACTCTCTATTGGCAGCGCGGCGAGCTTGTCACTGTATCGGCGTGGCGGTGTTGA
- the LOC120653684 gene encoding uncharacterized protein LOC120653684 has translation MNPDSGPAHRHNHYKDYLRWLYSVSRVSIKPPRSTEPIEDREDTDDDDNIVDEYDDITRSGVQPERAPLQNYMAQQLGRLANEAGVAMAHASQGGNGGGHLRAFAERVRRSCKRMAAKLNCIARPDEAFAPGPQAAGTSSARAASSSRRTPIHYGQETARTPSRSTTRTGSRAASRGKGI, from the exons ATGAACCCTGATTCCGGTCCAGCGCATAGGCACAACCATTACAAGGACTATCTTCGGTGGCTATATTCAGTGTCAAGAGTTTCAATCAAGCCTCCACGCTCCACTGAGCCTATAGAGGATCGCGAGGACACCGACGATGATGATAACATCGTTGATGAGTACGATGATATCACTCGCTCAGGAGTTCAGCCGGAGAGGGCCCCTTTGCAAAACTACATG GCACAACAACTCGGCCGGCTAGCTAACGAGGCCGGTGTCGCAATGGCACATGCTAGCCAAGGAGGAAACGGTGGGGGACACCTACGGGCGTTTGCCGAG AGAGTCCGCCGTAGTTGCAAGCGGATGGCCGCAAAGCTCAACTGCATTGCTAGGCCGGACGAGGCATTCGCCCCTGGCCCACAAGCTGCAGGAACTTCAAGTGCACGTGCCGCTTCTTCGAGCAGGCGGACGCCTATTCACTACGGTCAAGAGACCGCCAGAACCCCTTCTCGTTCGACCACTAGAACGGGTTCCCGTGCTGCTTCAAGGGGGAAAGGTATTTGA